A segment of the Methanothermococcus thermolithotrophicus DSM 2095 genome:
TTGCAGCACCACAGTGCTGATGGGAACTTAACTTTACTGTAGGTCTATTTCCCCAGAGCTCAACAAATAATGACATAGGTACTACCGAAGGTACTGGATAAAAATCTTCCTTTAAGATCTCTCCGTTGGTCTGTTCTTCAACCAATTCAACAAAATCAGGAATTGTTATTCTCTGCTCAAATCTTTTATTTTCATCTATTCGTCCAGTAAATGAAACAGGTTGAACATTTACATTTCTTACAACATCCACATTTTTTGCAGCAAATCTTATTATATCCCCTATCTGGTCATCATTAACCCCCTTAACAAGTGTGGGCACTAAAACTATACTTCTAAAATCTGCCTTTCTACAGCTCTCGATAACTTTTAGTTTTACAGGAAGTAGATTTTTACCCCTTGCAGTTAAATAGGACTTTTCAGTTAAACCGTCAAATTGCAAATAAATTGTTGATAAACCTGCCTCTCTCAGCTTCTTTATGTATTCAACATTTTGAAGTTTAATTCCATTTGTGGCTATCTGTATATGGATAAAACCGAGCTCCTTGGCAGTTCTTATAATTTCAGGTAAATCTTCCCTAAGTGTGGGCTCCCCTCCTGCAAATTGTATTGCAGGACATGGTATATTTTCATTCCTCAAATTAACCATCATGTGTTTTATCTCTTCAAGGGATGGTTCGTATATCATCTTGGTACGGTTTGCATTTGCAAAGCATATTGGGCAGTTTAGATTACATCTATTTGTAACATCCAAATTCGCTAGTACTGTTGTAGATACGTGGCTTGGACACAGTCCACAGTCAAATGGACATCCATATTTTCTTTCAGTATTTGTATTCTTCAACTTGTCTCCTATGTATTCATATTTCTTGTATTTCTCGTATAGTTCACTATCACTCCAGTATATGTCCCTAAATTTACCATGTTCCTCACATTCCTTTTTTATTATAACCTCGCCATCTTCTTCAAATACTTCAGCTTCGACTTTCTTTAAACATGTGGGGCATAAGGATAAGGTCTTCAAAAATACCACCCAACGATATATATTTTCATTATTGAACATGACCCTTTAAAAATTTTTAAAAAGTTTTGGGAGCTCCTAAACTACGATGTGAAGATTTCAATTCTCAGTATTCTCAGTATTTTCATCTATGACTATCTTCACAGGTAAAAATGGTACTTTAATTTCTTTCTTTTTGATTTTTTTATCTACCATCATTAAATCATTTAACTTCTTTTGAAGGGACTTTGAAATTTTTTTCACGATCTCTGATGGAGGTATTGCTGAATAAACATACGGTTTTTTACCTGACCCCTCTTTATCTAGCTTACCTCTAGTT
Coding sequences within it:
- the tes gene encoding tetraether lipid synthase Tes produces the protein MKTLSLCPTCLKKVEAEVFEEDGEVIIKKECEEHGKFRDIYWSDSELYEKYKKYEYIGDKLKNTNTERKYGCPFDCGLCPSHVSTTVLANLDVTNRCNLNCPICFANANRTKMIYEPSLEEIKHMMVNLRNENIPCPAIQFAGGEPTLREDLPEIIRTAKELGFIHIQIATNGIKLQNVEYIKKLREAGLSTIYLQFDGLTEKSYLTARGKNLLPVKLKVIESCRKADFRSIVLVPTLVKGVNDDQIGDIIRFAAKNVDVVRNVNVQPVSFTGRIDENKRFEQRITIPDFVELVEEQTNGEILKEDFYPVPSVVPMSLFVELWGNRPTVKLSSHQHCGAATYVFVENEKLIPITRFFDVEGFIELLNEISQEIKEPHKLTKTERAKIILKITKRLPSLVEHSKAPSNVKLIETIIRILKGDNNALAKFHYNSILVGCMHFMDPYNFDTRRAQRCVIHYATPDGRIIPFCTYNTLYRKEIEEKYSIPIEEWKKKLSQ
- a CDS encoding helix-turn-helix domain-containing protein, producing MKNVDKSLIDSLANLLSSEVKAKIYIYLRKYENSTVEEIAHGTGIYPSTVREAILEMYREGIVTRGKLDKEGSGKKPYVYSAIPPSEIVKKISKSLQKKLNDLMMVDKKIKKKEIKVPFLPVKIVIDENTENTEN